AACACTACAAGCTTTAGAAATGGTAAATTTCTGGTAACCAAAAATGTACAGGATTGTTTTATACATATTGTTACACATAGCATGAGAAAAGGACAAAGAATCGTTAAGAATATTTGATACGTTTTGCACAATATATTTTCCATATTAATCAGATCTCAAACTTATTCATTACTTACATTACATCTataaaaaagtaataaaaattaatttcatttttattgaTATATTAAATTAGGAAATTTTCATGTAAAGTATAAGGTAATTTAAGATTCTTATAGCATAGGGGAAAATCTACTGTACTCCTATagtatatattttttctattcAAAGAGGACACATGTATCAtgaatgatttaattttttttttgaaatgtatgaatgatttaaatttaaaatcatttttatttgatGAGTCAGGTGCTGTGAGACGTAATTCTTAAAAGTTGTTGTTTAGTTGTTTTTAGCTTTCTAAGTTTTTGTCTAATTAcccttatttatattttaatctattgttaaaaattaaattaagaaacTTTTTTGCTTTTTATGACGTAAATCATTATTTTTGTGTGTTTAAATTctgatttgaaaatttaaatttattggagAATGTTTCTGGGtttattttagattttaatTTTGTAATCTAATGCTAAAATTCAAATTCCAATGTGCAAAATTTAAATTTGGAGTAAAGTTTTGAACTAGTTTATCATTTTGCAATCCTCTTATTTAAATCATCTCACCTTTTGGATGTCGACTATTTTGAATCCATCCCTTCCTCAGGAGTAATGTGCTGGGAACAAGCGCGGAAGTTTTTCTCACACACTCGACCTGCATTGACGATGTTGTTTAGTTCTTCACCTCTTTATTCTcatattgttttaattttatttgataGAGAAAGCAGCCCCAAAAAGGAAAGAACTCACTCGAGAAGGGGGTGcgcactttttttcttttcttttctgaatttGCTTGAGCACACAATattgttcttgttcttgttcttatTCTGTACAGAAAAACCATGGCCTGCCTAATCTAACTGTTATACATTATATGGTTCACACATGCAACTAACAAGTAACAAGCATAAGTAAGATGTAACATATCAAGAACTAGTACTATacatttcaaaatataattcaGTAAATTTTCACATAACAGAATCATAATCCGCTTCTAGAGTAAAGGTGAAGAGTAGTTTGAAACTTTACCAGGATGACCTGAGATAAGAACTCAAGTGAAAGCAAGGGAATTATCCTTGGACCTTACTGCTTACCCGGCTCAAATTCATTTGCATTATGATCCTAGTTTATAAGCTGAAGTGTTCATTAAACCCTCACAAAACATATCGGTTATTTCCAAAAATAAGTGATTTCATTTCCACTAACAAATAAAATTCCCAAATCAGGTACACCCTCGAATTTCTTTCATCAATCAGGTAATTTCTCTTCTTtcctcattttcttccttttattTTGGCAACTATATGTAcctattattttttgttgtttaaatttaaatttggaTTAAATTGAaacttaattataaaaagtgCGACAAAGTATAATGTTCACAATTAGTCAATTGCAATAATGAAAAGCACATTTCCTTGGCATTGATTCTTATTAACTTCTTTGGGTACAACAATGTATAAGCATTTTCTTAGGCTGGATTCAAAGAGTAATGGAGCAGCACACAGCAACAAAAAAGAGTAATGGAGCAACTCCGGCTCTTGACAATGGGGGGATCACAGCCGCTGCGCTTCCAGCCCACCAAAACGCCTAGTGTGCCTAGCTCGTTTGAACCATCACTTTTTTTTGGTCCTGTTTTTAAATTATGGATGATATGTTGTTCTATAACTTCAAGTTACATTGATATATGGTAGAAGATAAATTGACATTATTGTTTTAGTTTCTGGATGTTGTTTCAGGGTTATGATCTTGTCACTGGTTACCTCAAGAACACACTCAGATTGACTAATTCTCTAAAGCAATTGAAATGAATTAATGATGGAAAATAAGATTAAACTTTTTTGACATCTTTCAGGGTCTTTGTCATATCAGATTCTCATGGCATTGAAAGCATTAATTCTCCTCATTCTAACTATTCAGTATTCACACTCTGATCAAACTGGTATTAGTGCTGGACTTGATGGTGACAAAAAGGAACTTGGTAGTAGCAAGTTATGTTTTCTGAAGGATGCCTTTTCAATATGCCATGAATACTCTTGACCAAAGGAATCTGAATGGAAGTCACTTGTGATGTTATAGGATGCCACTGCTTCCCCTTCTCAAGAAAACTGCAAAAGTACTAGCGGCGATAAGAACTTgtttggatgcaaaccaaaGAGCACTTTTTGGAACTTATAGTGCTTTTTCTAGTATATAAGCTTCGGTTAGTCCTTATCCAAACAGGCTCTAAGTCATGCTGACAATTTGGCTAATAAAAAATTACTGTTCGTTACAATTGAACAAGtatttttgtttaattaaaataaaaatcttcCAAGTTTTGATAGTCCTCCACTCCTTACTTATCCTAAGCTTGTACTTCAACAAAATTTTGATTAAACCCCAACCCGTTCTTTTACTATGTTATAATGGAGAGAAACAACATCCCAACCCAACTTTTGAATTAGGTTTAGTATCTTGTGCTAGAAGGTGGtaaaagagcttatttgagcttttCTTATGGTATAAGCGTTTATGAAAGTGTTTGGAAGAGTTTatgtaattaatttatatatttataaactattcagaataacttatgaataagagtttatgcttattcataacatattttcaatttattttaattaatttcttaaattagcttatgaatataCGTTTATGGCCTGAagcacttaattaagttgtttcccGAATGCAGCCATATATCAACTGCAAAAGAAGTGGTGATTTAGAACCAGAAGTTTAGGAGTAACTTTTGTTAGTTAAAAAGAAGTGGTGGTTTAAAGCATAAAAATACCCTCCACAAGACTCTGATTGCTTCTCTCAGCCTAGTTTGACAGAGGTACTCAATACTCTAAAAGCTCAATAGCAAAGAAGGGGAATAAGGATTGAATAGTCATGATGAAAAGTAGATGGAAAAGGCCTGAAGAAACAACCAAAACCAGCACTAACAGCAAGCTTAAGTTACATAATATGAAGAACAtgatgaagaaattttttttgttaataattataattctGCAGAGTGTGACATGGATTTCTTAGGTAAAACTAATCATTGATGTTCTTTTAGTACCTGAAAGCCAGCTCGTTGAGTGCGAATCAAATGCTGGAAAAGAATATACTGTATGCTTGTCATGACAAATCATGCATCATCGTATCTGATCCATGCCAAAACAAAGTGATGATACATATTACGTAGTATGACAAACAAAAACAAGTGCAGAAGCAGAAAATATATTTCATCAATGAATCAAGATCTTTGGctaagaaaaattaagaatcCAACTAAATAGACACAAAATTAAATTTCTCTTTAGCAACTCATAAATTTCATTGATGCAGATGTACTAATGGACAGCCACTATTTTTGACTTCTCAAAGTTCCAACCAATAAAGTAATCAATCACAATAGACTTGTACTACAACACGTTGCTAACTGATGACCATCCATTGCAAGTTGGGTGACTTTGGTCTTTTCAGCCTTCATGATTGGAATCCAATGGCACTTGTTGCTTCTTTGATAAAGACTGCATTTAACTAGCTATTTGCAGAATTTTGCTACCACTATATCCACACTTTGCTTTAGAGCTCATCCAAGCAAAACCAGCCCCTGATCTTGTTCCCTTTTCAACTTTTGCATTTCTGAAAATGGCTGAGGCCTTACTAGGAGCTGTGTTTGAGAAATTGATCTCTCTAGCTCAGAATGAATTTGCAACCATCTCTGGAATCAAGGGAAAGGCTGAGAAGCTATCACACACTCTTGAACTAATCAAGGCTGTTGTTGAAGATGCTGAGAAGAAAGAGATAACAAACAAATCTATAAAGGTTTGGCTGCAGCAGCTCAAAGATGCTGTCTACGTCCTAGATGATATCCTTGATGAATGTTCCATAGAATCACTTCGACTTAAGGGATTATCCTCTTTAAAACCAAAGAACATCAAGTTTCGCTATGAGATTGGCAACAGGCTGAAAGAGATTGCAAGGAGATTTGATGAGATTGCTGACTGTAAGAACAAGTTTGCTCTGCAAGAGGGTGTTAGGGAAAGGTCAACTGAAGTTGCCGAATGGCGCCAAACCAGCTCGTTCATTCCCCAACCTAAACTATATGGAAGAGAAGATGATAAGAAGAAGATTGTGCAGTTTCTTCTCAGCCAAGCACGCGAGTCTGATTTCCTTTCCATCTATCCCATTGTCGGCTTAGGTGGCATGGGAAAAACAACACTTGCTCAAATGGTCTACAATGATGATCAGGTAACAAGCAATTTTGACATCAAAGTTTGGATTTGTGTTTCTGAGAATTTCTCTGTCCAAAGGATTTTGTGCTCCATCATAGAATCTATTACAAAAGCAAAACATGATTGCTTGAATTTAGATGTAACAGAAAGAAAGGTGCAAGAGTTGTTGCAAGGTAAAAGATATTTTCTGGTTTTGGATGACGTGTggagaaaagatgaagaaataAAATTTGGTTTAAACCAAGACAAATGGAATAAGCTGAAATGTTTGTTGTCATGTGCATCCAAAGGAGCTTCCATTTTAGTATCCACTCGCGATATGGAGGTTGCAACAATTATGGGAACATGCCAAGCTCATCATTTGTGTGGTCTCTCTGAGGATGAATGTTGGATGCTATTCAAACAATATGCATTTGGAACTGTAAAAGAAGAACGTGCAGAGCTTGTAGCTATTGGCAAAGAGATAGTAAAGAAATGCGGAGGATCACCTCTTGCAGCACAAGCACTAGGAGGTCTCTTACACTCAaggaatgaagaaaaagaatggcTTGAAGTTATGAAAAGTGGGATTTGGAATTTAGCGGGTGAAAATTCTATTTTTGCTGTCTTGAGATTGAGCTACTTTCATTTAACACCAACAATAAGACAGTGTTTTGCATTTTGTGCCATGTTTCCTAAAGATACAGAAATCATGAAGGAAGATTTAATTCATCTTTGGATGGCTAATGGGTTTATATCACCAAGGGAGAACTTGGAGGTGGAAGATGTTGGCAATATGATTTGGAATGAATTGTATCAAAAATCATTCTTTCAAGATATGAAGTTGGTTGATTATTCAGATGTTATTCATTTCAAGATGCATGATCTTGTCCATGATCTTGCTCAATCAATAATGGGGCAAGAGTGCATGGTTTTGGGCAGTGCAAACATGACAGATTTGTCAAGAAGCACCCACCATGTTGGTTTTGGCTCTGATCGGGATGTATCCTTGCTGCACAAGCGCGCCTTGAAGAAAGTTGAATCCTTGAGAACACTTTATCAATTAAATGTGAACAGCGGAACTTCTGGTTGCTTCCCAATACACTGCATCACTCTACGGGTATTGCGCTCAAGTTCTTCCAACTTATCATCACTCAAGAGTTTGATTCATTTGAGGTATTTAGAACTTTCCGAGCTTGAGATAGAAACCTTGCCCGACTCAATTTATAGCTTGCGGAAATTGGAAATCTTGAAGTTGATTAATTTGAAAAAACTTGTTTGTCTACCTAAAGACTTGACTTGCTTACAAGAACTTAGACATCTTGTCATTGAAAGTTGTTGTTCATTGTCTTGTATGTTCCCTAACATTGGAAAATTATCCTATCTGAGAACGTTAAGTAAGTACATTGTCTCTTCAGAGATAGGGCATAGCCTGACAGAATTACATGACTTAAAACTGAGAGGAAATTTGCGCATTGAAGGTCTAGAAAATGTTGGCAGTTTATCAGAAGCTCAAGATGCCAACTTGATGGGTAAAAAAGACGTCCACAAATTAGAGTTGATATGCGACAAGCTGTTTCACACAAAGCCATATGCTACTAATCCGGAGCTAGTACTTAATGCGCTTCAACCTCACTCAAATCTCAAGAATTTGAGAATAGAATACTATGCTGGATTACAATTACCGACCTGGATGGAAATGCTCACCAATTTAGTTTCTCTAAAGCTTTATGGATGCGAGATGTGTGTGCGGCTTCCCTCACTTGGTAAACTACCATATTTAAGAAGAATTGAAATAAGTGAAATGAAAGATGTGCAGTACATGGATGATGACGAATCTTATGATGGTGTGGAGGTGAAAGCTTTCCCGTCATTAGAAGAACTCTCACTATGGCGGTGCTTAAAGTTAGAGCGGTTGTTGAAAGTGGAAAGAGGAGAGAATTTCCCCTGTCTTTCTTGTTTGGAAATTCAGAAATGCCCTAAACTTGAGTTACCATGCATTCCATCACTGAAAATGCTCGAGTTAAGTAATTATACGAATGAGTTACTGAGGTCACTCTCAGGTTTCAATGGCCTTACCTCCCTTTGGCTTTACGATGGCGATGTAGACCTGACATCCTTCCCGGTGGGAACATTGACTTGTCTTCAGACTCTGTCGATATCTGGTTTCGAGGTATTGAAGGAATTACCAAATGAAATCTTCAAAAACCTCAACAATTTGGAGCATCTGAGCATCTGGTGGAGCAGCGAGCTGGAGTCTTTACCAGAGCAAGGGTGGGAAGGTCTTCGCTCCCTTCGAACTCTGCAGATTGTGGGATGTGGTGAATTGAAATCCTTGCCGGATGGTGTTCGACACCTCACTTCACTCCAGGTTTTGAGTATTGGTAACTGCCCAGCATTAGCCGAGAGGTGTAAAGAGGGAACAGGGGAGGATTGGGACAAGATAGCGCACGTTCCCAAAGTACAAATTGATTTCGAAGAGGACTCAGACTCAGACTGATTCTGAATTCGGTAACGTCTCTTTTCCCGAACAACTCCCGCTTTTTCTGTTATTACTTTTCTCGTTGGGTAGTAATGTAATGTAAGTAATACATatatgtttttatgtttttgcaGGCTTGTAATTCTAATTCAACACCAATTTGGTTACTCTGCTATTTCTGATTCAATTGCTTAATGCTTTTTGGGTAAGCTCTCTATTTCTGATTCAATTTTTGGTTAATACATATTATTGGTTTACAATTTTGGGCTTTGTGTGTGGGTTTGATGAATTTTGGTATGTCCTGTTGTAATCTTTTGGCTGAATTTATGTGAACTTCAATTATTTTGATTCATGATGTTTGTTGGAACTGCAAATTTTTTAGGTTTTGTAGGAAACTTTGATGATTTGAGTGGGTGTGCTCTTTATTCATGCTTTATGTTGTTTGTGTAGAATAATTAGATTGAAATTTGATGATGTATATTGCTCTGTCACAACTCATTGATTTGTTGTATATTTGAACTTGAATTTTTATCAATAATGTAGTTTTTCTGGTTTGGAGTTGGCTATAAATACAATGGGGGAGTTGTATGAGTTCACCAGCTTGGTTCTGCGTGCAATTCTACTGGTTCAAATGTGTACACAAGAAAGAACTTCAATGCCTAAAGAACATTGAAATATCAGCCAGAAGAAGATGTGGCTGATGTTATGCCTGCAACCCTTGCTCAGGTATGTGCCTAAAGAACATTTTAATATCAGCTAAGTATTTGTTTTAATTGAATACATAACTTCAACCAGATATAATTTTGAAGAAAGTGGTAGTGGTCAACACAAAAGCCTTTGCTTATAAAACTTGTTGAAATTCAATGTTCTTGGAAACACAGTGGAATGTGTGGCAAATTTTCTATATCATGAACTCTGCTGTTTGAGCGATGTACCGATTGAAATCCTTGCCGGATGGTGTTCAAAACCTCACTTCACTTGAGCTTTTAAGAGAGGTGTGGGGAGGGAACAGGGGAGGATTGTGAAAAGATAGCGCACATTCCCAAAGTAGAAGTTATTGTATATGAAAGATAGTGTTTATTCTTATCTTAGCTGCTCCCAATTCGGTAAGCTCTCTCTTCTACGTGTAATTTTGCCTAATTTGGTTGCTCTGTTATTTCTGATTCAATTTTTGGTTATTACTTATCAGACGTCTTTGATCTTCCCTTTGGTGACTGGATTCCCTGGCAAGCTAGCAAGAGCATCGTTGAAGATAGTTGACCAGCTCCCAATAGAGGTGTGTGATAAATATTAAAATCCTCTAttataattatttgtttttcattGTTTTAAATTTTGGACTTTGTGTGTGGATTTGGTGAATATGGTATAGCCTGTTACAAACTTTTTTCTGAATGGGTGTGGTCTTTATAAATGCTTTTAGTGTCATGAAATTTTAATAGATGATATGTAAGGCATTTATCTTAAGTACAAAACTACAATTTGAATTTGTTTGCTTTGCTTACTATATGATAGTGTTTGTTGATTTTGCTATATGATAGCGCACGTTCCCAAAGTTGAATTCTGCCATGCGTAATTTTGCCTAATGGGGGAGAAATTGAACACCAATTTGGGTACTCTGctattttttattctatttttggtTAATACATATCAGACGTTGTTGATCTTCCTTTTGGAGACTGGATTCCCTGACCAACTCCCAGTCGAGGTGTGTGATAAATATTACAATcctctatttttaattttttgttttttattgtttACAATTTTTGACTGTGTGTGGGTTTGATGAATATGGTATGGCCTGTTACAATCTTTTTTCTGTATTTATGTGAACTTGAATTATTTTGATTGATGATGTTTGTTGGACCTGCAAGTTTTTGAGGTTTTGTAGGTTAAGTAGTGTAGGAAACTTTGATGATTTGAGTGAGTGTGTTCTTTATTCATGCTTTATGTGTCGTGTAATGTATATTGATCTGTCAGAACTCATTGATTTGTTGATGTATATTTGAACTTGAATTTGAACTTTCTGAATATTCTACTGGTTCTGCATGCATTTTACTGGTTCAAATCAGTGGCAAATTTTCTATATAAATACATTTTTGCAACAAGTTTAGGAATTTATTCCTGTATCACTTACTAAGGATGATGTTAGTGGTTAACTAGCTTGTTTATATTAATAAACACAGTGGAAGAACTATCTCCTGCATCAGTACTCAAAAGAACCCTTCATATGGGGAGGCAGCCAACCAAGGGAGAGAAGCTTTATGCATAAAAGCAAACTGTGAAATTGAGCTTGCTCTCAATGAATGTGTGACGATTCTCAATCATATGAGAAGACTAAAAAGATATAGTGAGAGAGCTGCTTCTTTCTACTTCTCATGGTTTTTCCAGTACTGTCAAATTCAGTGCTTCAAGAAGAATTCCTTCATGGAATTGCATTGTGGGAGAGAATTTCAAAGGTCAAATTCACTCTGTCTAGCATACTGGTAACTGAAGGTGATCATTTGCAGCTTGAAAGGATCCATAATGGATTGTGTATAATGTTGTTAAGAGAGAAGGCTTAAGACCTTCAAATAGGAGTCATGATTTTGAACTTACAGCAATGAAGCTGCTGAGCGTGTCCAAATTGATCTCCAAAGAAAGAGATTGATGCTGCTAGCTCAACTTCTGAATATGAAAATGATGAGTCGACACCAGCTAGGTTCCTCTGACACAGATGATAGTTAGTTCAAAAGATAAATTCTTTTTCAtgctttttatttaatattttggtTGTATTGCTTTCTCCATTGTAAATAGTAAGAAATCTGGTCTTGGAAGGTCTCTATTCATGATTTGACTGGCATGATTCACCATTTGGTTCCTCACTAAATGTAATTAGTGGGTGTTTGGAAATAcaatatatttttcacattgGAAAAAGTTGCTCTTAATAGTTTTTGTGAAGGGAGAAGTTGTCTGGAATCAGAAATGTttgtttttttggtaaattgaatCAGAAATGTTTGATGCTGAATGGAGATAACTTTCTTATTCCAAGGCCTTTTATTGACTGACTCTAAAATAAATCTGTCTCTTTTTTTTGAACAGAACATCATTCATAAATTAAGAAGGCACAAAGGCCAATACATCAGAGTTCAAAATAGCAGTTAAACCCGGAGGACCTTCCTCCACCCAAACCACATTCGATAGAGAGGAAGCATTCCGTGCCATAAAGTCCGCCGCAGAATTTCCTTCTCTACGAACAAAACTAAGGTCTACATAATCaaataaatgcattaaattaaaacaatctGCAATAACAGTAAATAAAATAGATGAGCCTCTTCTTTTCTTCCAAGCCTGATGAAGCAATAAACTATCAGTTTCAAATTGCACCCTCCTAAAGCCAAGTTGTGTTGCCAAAACCATTGCCCACCTTAAGCTGAGAGCTTCTCCTAGAGTAGCCGAGAGAACCACAGTAGGAAACAAAGATGCAGCAGCCAAAATATCACCATTATAGTCCCTTGCTACACACCCAAACCCTGCAATCTTGCTCTGATTTGTTGCAGCATCAATGTTCATCTTCACGCGACCCCGTGGTGGTCTTCTCCACCTGGTTGTGTGCGCTCGACGGTCGCCTGCATCCCTTGTTGTACCAGCTCCTGGATCAAAAGGGCACACTAGAGATTGGAAGCGCGAGACCACGTTCCTCCACCTGAATTCATAGCCCTCGAACACCACCTTATTCCTAGCTTCCCAAATGGCACATAAAACTGTTTGAACCGCAGCCACCACCTCCTTATCACGGGTTTGCAGAACCTGCCCCATGAAAGCATGGAATGAAACTCCGTCATCAATCCTCACTCCAAGTTCCGTCCCAAACCACGTCGCACGCACCACCTCACAACGCAGGAACAAGTGGTCCAGCGTCTCTTCCTCGACCCCACAAATGGCGCAACACGGGTCGATATCTAGTCCCCGCCTGCGAAGAGAGTGTCTAACTGGTACAGCTCCAACCCAGACTCTCCAAGCTAGTTGTTTACAGCGAGGAAGCGCTGGAGATTTCCAAAACAAACACCACTGGGCTTCCGACAAAGTAGGTGCACTAGAAGATGAAGGAGAGCTCCTTGACACCTTTTCCTGTAAAAATTGATAACCTGATTTTGCGCAGTAAATTCCATCTTGTGCAGCAGCCCAAAACAAAGCATCTTCCAtttgatgaagaggaagagggacGGAAATAATCCTTTCCGCTGTTGCTGGGCAAAAAGTCCATTCAATAAGAGCCTTATTCCAACCTCTACCAGACGGCAGTAAGAGATCCGCAACAAGCCGGAGATTATGTTCAGCAGCCACATCCTGACGGTAGCTAAGTGGGGGCCCAGTTGGGAGCCAATTATCCTCCCAAATTCTCACGTTCTTGCCATCACCTACCCTCCAACAACACCCCTCGTCAAACATCCAAGACGTTTTTTGAATACTTGACCAAGCATAGCTTGGGCGGTATC
This is a stretch of genomic DNA from Lotus japonicus ecotype B-129 chromosome 1, LjGifu_v1.2. It encodes these proteins:
- the LOC130733418 gene encoding putative disease resistance protein RGA3, with amino-acid sequence MAEALLGAVFEKLISLAQNEFATISGIKGKAEKLSHTLELIKAVVEDAEKKEITNKSIKVWLQQLKDAVYVLDDILDECSIESLRLKGLSSLKPKNIKFRYEIGNRLKEIARRFDEIADCKNKFALQEGVRERSTEVAEWRQTSSFIPQPKLYGREDDKKKIVQFLLSQARESDFLSIYPIVGLGGMGKTTLAQMVYNDDQVTSNFDIKVWICVSENFSVQRILCSIIESITKAKHDCLNLDVTERKVQELLQGKRYFLVLDDVWRKDEEIKFGLNQDKWNKLKCLLSCASKGASILVSTRDMEVATIMGTCQAHHLCGLSEDECWMLFKQYAFGTVKEERAELVAIGKEIVKKCGGSPLAAQALGGLLHSRNEEKEWLEVMKSGIWNLAGENSIFAVLRLSYFHLTPTIRQCFAFCAMFPKDTEIMKEDLIHLWMANGFISPRENLEVEDVGNMIWNELYQKSFFQDMKLVDYSDVIHFKMHDLVHDLAQSIMGQECMVLGSANMTDLSRSTHHVGFGSDRDVSLLHKRALKKVESLRTLYQLNVNSGTSGCFPIHCITLRVLRSSSSNLSSLKSLIHLRYLELSELEIETLPDSIYSLRKLEILKLINLKKLVCLPKDLTCLQELRHLVIESCCSLSCMFPNIGKLSYLRTLSKYIVSSEIGHSLTELHDLKLRGNLRIEGLENVGSLSEAQDANLMGKKDVHKLELICDKLFHTKPYATNPELVLNALQPHSNLKNLRIEYYAGLQLPTWMEMLTNLVSLKLYGCEMCVRLPSLGKLPYLRRIEISEMKDVQYMDDDESYDGVEVKAFPSLEELSLWRCLKLERLLKVERGENFPCLSCLEIQKCPKLELPCIPSLKMLELSNYTNELLRSLSGFNGLTSLWLYDGDVDLTSFPVGTLTCLQTLSISGFEVLKELPNEIFKNLNNLEHLSIWWSSELESLPEQGWEGLRSLRTLQIVGCGELKSLPDGVRHLTSLQVLSIGNCPALAERCKEGTGEDWDKIAHVPKVQIDFEEDSDSD